GCCTGGCCGCGTCCGACGTGGTGCGCGCCATCCGCGAGCAGAACGTGCAGGTGGCAGCCGGCGTGATCGGCCAGTCGCCGTCGCTGCCTGGCACCGACCTGCAGCTGTCGGTGAACGCGCAGGGCCGTCTGCAGACCGTGGAGGAGTTTGGCGACATCATCGTCAAGACTTCGCCCGACGGCGTGGTGACGTACCTGAAGGACATCGCCCGCATCGAACTGGGTGCGTCGGAATACGCGCTGCGATCGCTGCTGGACAACAAGTCCGCCGTGGCGCTGCCGATCTTCCAGTCGCCGGGCTCCAACGCGATCCAGATCTCGAACGACGTGCGCAAGACCATGGCGGAGCTGAAGGCCAACATGCCGGAAGGCGTGGACTACAGCATCGTCTATGACCCGACGCAGTTCGTGCGCCACTCGATCGAGGCCGTGGTCCACACGCTGTTCGAGGCCATCGCGCTGGTGGTGCTGGTGGTGATCCTGTTCCTGCAGACGTGGCGCGCATCGATCATCCCGCTGCTGGCCGTGCCGGTGTCGATCGTCGGTACGTTCGGCCTGATGCACGCGTTCGGCTTCTCGATCAACGCGCTGAGCCTGTTCGGCCTGGTGCTGGCGATCGGTATCGTGGTGGACGATGCGATCGTGGTGGTGGAAAACGTCGAGCGGAACATCGAGGAAGGACTGTCGCCGAAGGAAGCGACGTACAAGGCCATGCGCGAAGTGAGCGGCCCGATCATCGCCATCGCGCTGACCCTGATCGCCGTGTTCGTGCCGCTGGCCTTCATGACGGGCCTGACCGGCCAGTTCTACAAGCAGTTCGCGCTGACGATCTCGATCTCGACGATCATCTCGGCGTTCAACTCGCTGACGCTGTCGCCGGCCCTGTCCGCGCTGCTGCTCAAGGGCCACGACGCGCCCAAGGACTGGCTGACGCGCGGCATGGACCGTGTGTTCGGTGGCTTCTTCGCCCGCTTCAACCGCTTCTTCGGCCGCAGCTCGGACAGCTATGGCCGTGGCGTGAAGGGCGTGATCCGCCGCAAGGGCTCGGTGTTCGGCGTGTACGCCGTGATGCTGGTGGCCACCTGGGGTGTGTTCCAGATGGTGCCGAAGGGCTTCGTGCCGGCGCAGGACAAGCAGTACCTGGTGAGCTTTGCCAAGCTGCCTGACGGCGCCACGCTGGACCGTACCGAGGACGTGATCCGCCGCATGTCGGACATCGCGCTCAAGCATCCGGGCGTGGAATCGGCCGTGGCCTTCCCGGGCCTGTCGATCAACGGCTTCACCAACAGCCCGAGCGCCGGCATCGTGTTCGTCACGCTGGATCCGTTCGACAAGCGCAAGGGCGCCGAGCTGTCGGGCAACGCGATTGCCGCCGACCTGAACAAGCAGTATGGGTCGATCCAGGACGCGTTCATCGCCGTGTTCCCGCCGCCGCCGGTACAGGGTCTGGGCACCATCGGCGGGTTCAAGATGATGATCGAGGACCGTGCCGCACTGGGTTACGACGAGCTGTTCAGCGCCACCAACGCGTTCATGACCAAGGCCCGCGCCACGCCGGAACTGGCTGGCATCTTCAGCAACTACCAGGTGAACGTGCCGCAGCTGGACGTGCAGCTTGACCGTACCAAGGCCAAGCAGCTGGGCGTGCCGGTGACCGACGTGTTCGAGACGCTGCAGACCTACCTTGGCTCGTCGTACGTGAACGACTTCAACAAGTTCGGCCGTACGTACCAGGTCAAGGTGCAGGCGGATGCGCAGTTCCGCCAGCATGCCGAGGACATCCTGCAGCTGAAGGCGCGCAGCAGCTCCGGCGAAATGGTGCCGCTGTCGTCGCTGGTGAAGGTCAAGCAGAGCTTCGGTCCGGATAGCGTGACGCGCTACAACGGCTTTACCGCCGCCGACATGAACGGTGGTCCGGCGCCGGGCTTCTCTTCGGGCCAGGCACAGGCTGCCGCCGAGCGCATCGCCGCCGAAACGCTGCCCAAGGGTATCGGCTTCGAATGGACCGAGCTGACCTACCAGGACATCCTGGCCGGCAACGCGGGTGTCTGGATCTTCCCGCTGTGCGTGCTGCTGGTGTTCCTGGTGCTGGCTGCCCAGTACGAAAGCCTGACGCTGCCGCTGGCCGTGATCCTGATCGTGCCGATGAGCCTGCTGGCCGCCATGACCGGTGTCTGGCTGACGCGTGGCGACAACAACATCTTCACGCAGATCGGTTTCATCGTGCTGGTGGGGCTGTCCGCGAAGAACGCGATCCTGATCGTGGAATTTGCGCGAGAGCTGGAACATCAGGGCCGCACCGTGGTGCAGGCCGCCATCGAGGCCAGCCGCCTGCGTCTGCGCCCGATCCTGATGACGTCGTTCGCGTTCATCATGGGCGTGGTGCCGCTGGTGATCTCGACCGGCGCCGGCGCGGAAATGCGCCATGCCATGGGCGTGGCCGTGTTCGCGGGGATGCTGGGCGTGACGTTCTTCGGCCTGTTCCTGACGCCGGTGTTCTACGTGGCGCTGCGTCTGCTGGCCACCCGCAAGCAGCGTCGTGAAGCAGTTGCGACGGATGCATCGGCTTCGCACGCCGTGCCGTCCGCAGAGTGATGGTGAAAGACATGAACAACATCGTGATGAAGCAGTACCTGCCCAGGCTTGCAACGCTGGCCGCCGCGCTGGTGCTGGCGGGCTGCTCGCTGGCACCCACCTACAAGGTGCCCGAGACGCCCACCGCCGCCACGTTCAAGGAAGCCGACGCCGCTGCCACCGAAGGCGCGCAGTGGAAGACCGCCGCACCGGCCGAAGGCCAGCAGCGTGGCGACTGGTGGAAGGTGTTCGGCGACGCCGAGCTGGATCGCCTGATCGACGCCGCGAACGCGCACAACCAGGACCTGGCCGCAGCGGCGGCCCGCCTGAAGCAGGCGCGGGCGTTTACCGGGGCGACCGAGGCGGACCTGTATCCGCAGCTGAGCGCCGGTTTCGACCCCACGCGTTCGCAGCCGTCGGCGGCGTCGCAGGGCCTGCCGGATGGCACGCGCGTCTCGCCGCAGACCGTGTACAAGGCACGCCTGTTCGCCAACTACGAACTCGACCTGTTCGGGCGGGTGGCCAGCAGCGTGAACGCGGCCCGTGCGGAAGAGAAGGGCGCCGAGGACCTGTATCGCTCGGTGCAGCTGGCGCTGCAGGCCGATACGGCGCAAGCCTACTTCGCCCTGCGTACGCTGGACAGCGACCGCGAGCTGCTGAACGCAACGATCAAGTTGCGCGAGGATTCGCTGTCGCTGCTGCGCAAGCGCTATGACGCGGGCGAGACCACCGACCTGGATCCGGCCCGTGCCGAATCCGAACTGGGTACGGCGCGTGCCGACCTGGCCGGCATCGAACGTCGTCGCGCCAACCAGGAGCATGCGCTGGCCGTGCTGACCGGCGTGGCACCGTCGCAGTTCGGGCTGGCCGCCAGGCCGTTCGATACCGCGCCGGTGGCGGTGCCGGCGGGGCTGCCGTCGGAACTGCTGGAGCGCCGGCCCGACATCGCGGCGGCGGAACGCCAGATGGCGGCCGCCAATGCACGGATCGGCATCGCCAAGGCGGCGTTCTTCCCGCGCATCTCGCTGACGGCGCTGTTCGGCTTCGAGTCGTCGGACCTGTCGAACCTGTTCAAGTGGTCGTCGCGTACGTGGATGCTCGGGCCGCTGGTCGGCACGACCGTGGCGCAGACCATCTTCGACGGTGGCCGCAACAGCTCGAACCTGGCCGGCGCCCGCGCTGCCCACGAGGAAAGCGTGGCGCGCTACCAGCAGACCGTGCTGGTGGCCTTCCGCGAGGTCGAGGACAGCCTGGCCGATGTACGCTGGCTCAGCCAGCAGGCCACGGCCCTGGATGGCGCGCTGGCCGGCGCCAAACGGGCCCAGCGCATCTCCCGCAGCCGCTACGACGCCGGCGCGGTGGATTACCTGACCGTGATCGACGCGGACCGCACCGTGCTGCAGTCGCAGCGCGACGCCAACGCGGTAGCCGGCCTGCGCGCGGCAGCCACGGTGTCGCTGGTCCGCAGCCTGGGCGGCGGCTGGGGCCCGCTGTCGGAGGCGGTGGCGAAGAACTGAGGCTGTTTCGTCTGCCACTGTCGTGCTCCCCTCTCCCATGAAATGGGAGAGGGGTTGGGGGTGAGGGCATCGAGGTTCAAACGCGACATGTCGCTTTCAGAGCCGCCTTACCCTCACCCCCGGCCCTCTCCCGCGTGCGGGAGAGGGGAGCAAACCTGGCGGGAGAGGGGAGTAAACACAATCGGTCACAAACACGACTGGCGCGATGTTTCCATGTCACTAGACTGGAAGCATCGCGCCGGTTTTCGTTTGGGAGGGCCGCCATGCGAACGATCTCGATGATGCTGGCTGCCGCGCTTGCGGTATCGCCGCTGGCTGCCCCGGCCCAGTCCGTCACCGGGTCCATTGCCGTGGGCGGCTCCGCCCGCGTGAAGGGCCCGGCCACCATTAATGGCACCTTGAGTGTCGACGGCCACGTCTACGCCAACGGCCCGTTGACGGCGGCGTGGTTCGCGTCGCCGGGCCGGGGCTATCCGCCGCCGCCCGAACGCTCGCTGCTCAAGGTCTTCCATGGCCCGCTGACCGTGCAGGGGTCGATGGTGGTGCACGGCGATCTCTATGTCGACGGGCCGCTGACGGTCAACGGGCCGCTTGAAGCCGGCGGTGGTATCGACGCCAATGGCCCGATGGTGGAGCGCCACGCACGCTGATGTTGCACAATGGCGACTTCGCTCACTTCCACGAATCGCCATGGCGCACGCCAGTTCTGCACTGGGACTCAAGAGCATCGCCCTGTTCGAAGCCGCCAAGGGGGCCTTGGTGATCCTGGCCGGGCTGGGCCTGGTGGCGCTGCTGCACGCCGACGCCCAGGCGCTGGCCGAAGCCGTCGTCGGCCGCTTCCACCTGAATCCCGCCAGCCACTATCCCAAGGTGTTCCTGGCGCTGCTGTCGCACCCCAGCGATGGCCGCCTGTGGGCAATCGGCGGGTCGGCGGCCGTGTATGCGGTGATGCGCTTTGCGGAGGCCTACGGGCTCTGGCACGGGCGGGCCTGGGGCAACTGGCTGGGCGTCTGGTCGGGCGGCATCTACATTCCCGTGGAGCTGTACGAAGCCGTGCGCCATCCCACCTGGATCCATATCGGGCTGGCGGTGGCAAATGCGCTGGTGGTGGCCTACCTGGTGCAAAGCCTGGCGCGCCACAAGGTCAAATGAGCGCTATCCAGGGCGAAGCAAGCCCGGCGCCGCAAATCTGCTAAGGTAGAACGCGATGCCGCGCGCTTGGCGCGGCCGCACTGCCACGCGGGGCTGGGCTGTCAGACAGCCACCGATATCAACCGTACAAGAGACCCATCATGATTCACGAAATCGCACAGATCACGATCAAGCCCGGCATGGAAGCCCAGTTCGAAGCCAACGTGGCCAAGGCCAAGCCGCTGTTCCTGCGGTCCAGGGGCTGCCACGGCCTGAACCTGCAGCGATCGATCGAGCAGCCGTCGCAGTACGCGCTGGTGGTGGCCTGGGAGACCGTGGAAGACCACATGGTCCACTTCCGTGAATCGGATGAATTCCAGGAATGGCGCAAGCTGGTGACCGATTGCTTTGCCGCGCCGCCGGCCGTCCACCACGTGAACACGGTGCTCTGAGCGCCGCCTTTCATCGAGCAGGCGCCCAGCGCCAAAAGGAGCCCGCCGCATGTCCACCCTCAGCAGCGCCCCCGGCATTTCTCGATGCTGCGTGACCTGCAGCTGGCGGATTTCTTCACGCTGGCCAACGCGGCCTGCGGCATGGGATCGGTGTTCTACGCGATGTATTTCGTCGCCGATCCGTCGCTCCGGCACTTCTACATCGCGGCGGCACTGGCGCCGGCCGCCTTCGTCTTCGACGTGCTGGACGGCCGGATTGCCCGCTGGCGCCACGCCCATTCGGCGCTGGGCCGCGAACTCGATTCGCTGTCGGACATCATCTCGTTCGGCGTCGGCCCCGCCACGCTGGCCTTCGCCGCCGGCATGCGCGGTGGCTGGGACCTGGTCGCGCTGATCTACTTCGTCTGCTGCGGCGTCAGCCGCCTGGCCCGCTTCAACGTCACGGCCGAAACCCTGGCCGAAGGCTCGGCGCTGGGCAAGGTCAAGTATTTCGAAGGCACGCCGATTCCCACCAGCGTCGTGCTCACCGGCATCCTGGCCTGGTGCGCGTCGCACGGGCTGATTGGCGACGCACTGCCCGCCGGTGCGATGGCGTTGGGCCCGGGCACCTTCCATCCGATGTCGCTGCTGTTCGTGCTGAGCGGCTCGCTGATGATCAGCAAGACGCTGCGGATTCCGAAGTTCTGAGAGGCTGGACACGCCGTAGTCCACAAGGCCGGCAGGGTCAACAAGGTTTTCGGGCGACGACTACAATCCTTCGGGACGTTGCCCGCTCCCGCGCGGGAGGCCAATGACCCAGTCCCAGAGGAATCTCCCCATGTCCCATCTCTTCGATCCGTACCAGATCGGCAATCTCGCACTCGCCAACCGCATCGCCATCGCGCCCATGTGCCAGTACTCGGCAGAGGACGGCTCGGCCACCGACTGGCACATGATTCACCTGGGCAGCCTGGCGCTGTCCGGCGCGGGCCTGATGATCGTCGAGGCCACGGCGGTGTCGCCGGAAGGCCGCATCTCGCCGGCCGACCTTGGCCTGTACAGTGATGCCAACGAAGCGGCACTGGGCCGTGTGCTCGACGCAGTGCGCCGGTATTCGCCGATTGCCGTGGCGGTGCAGCTGGGCCACGCAGGCCGCAAGGCGTCGAGCCAGGCGCCATGGGATGGCGGCGCGCAGATCCGCCCCGACGCCCCCAACGGCTGGCAGACCGTCGCACCTTCGGCCGTGCCCCACGCCGCTGACGAGGTGGCGCCCACGGCGCTCGACCGCGCGGGCATGCAGAAGATTCGCGACGATTTCGTGGCGGCTGCCAAACGCGCGGCACGGATCGGTGTCGAGGGCATCGAGGTGCATGGCGCGCACGGCTACCTGCTGCACCAGTTCCTGTCGCCGATTGCCAACCATCGCACCGATGAATACGGCGGCAGCCTCGAGAATCGCATGCGTTTTCCGCTGGAAGTGTTCGATGCCGTGCGCGAGGCCTTTCCGGCCGAGCGTCCGGTCTGGATGCGCGTGTCGGCCACCGACTGGGTGCCGAACGGCTGGGATATCGAGGGCACGATCGCGTTGTCGCAGGCACTGAAGGCGCGCGGCTGCGCGGCGGTGCATGTGAGCACCGGCGGCGTGTCGCCACAGCAGGCCATCAAGCTCGGGCCGGGCTACCAGGTGCCCTATGCCCAGCGCGTGAAGGCCGAAGTGGGGCTGCCCACGCTGGCCGTGGGGCTGATCACCGAGCCGGAACAGGCCGAGGCGATCATCGCCAACAACGAAGCCGACATGATCTCGATAGCGCGCGCGATGCTGTATGACCCGCGCTGGCCGTGGCATGCGGCAGCCAAGCTCGGTGCCCAGGTCGACGCCCCGAAGCAGTACTGGCGCTCGCAGCCGCGCGGGCTGGAGCACTTGTTCCGTAGCGCGCATTTCGGGCAGCGCTAGGCGGCGCGATGCGCCGTCAGGGCAGCAGGTGGGTATCGTTGGCAGCCTGCGGCGGCAGCTTGATGGCCAGCGACTTGAACTCGCCGCTGGTGGCGATCGAGCCCGCGTGGGCGGCGCCCTTGGGAATGACGATCAGGTCGCCGGGGCCCACCTGGCGCTGTTCGTTGCCCAGCCAGAACGTGCCCGTTCCGGCGATCACGTACTGGATCTCGTCGGCGCTGGTGTGATAGTGCCTGGGCACATTGCCCGACTGCACGGCAATCGTGCCGCTTGGCGTGTTGACCAGGCCCTTGGTGCGCAGCGTGCCCATGTTGGGCACTTGCGGGCCGATGTCGTCGTGGGTCATCGCCGGCAGGTTGATGATCAGCGGTGCCAGCGCGGACGGCGGCGTCTGTGCGTGGGCCAGCGGCCAGTCCACCTGCGCCGTGAGGAAGCCGGCGGCGAAGGTGGCGGCGAAAGCGGCTGGAATACCGGCAAGAACGGCAAGTCGATGCATGGTGTCTCCCTTTTTTGTATTGGCGGCCATGCCGCGCTGCATTGTCTCACCGCGCCTGGCGTCCAGCGCCAGCATCCGCGCATCGGGACTTTCCTCCTTGACTTCCGCAGCCGCGCAAGGCGGTACCGATATATCGGCGGACATCCCGCGCCGCAGCATCGTTCAAACGCCAGTAACGAAGGGATTACCATGATTGCCGCGTCCCGGTGATGGCGCGACCATCGGCTCCAATAGATTGCAGTGGGCAGTACCCGGGCGCCCCAACAGCTCGCCCGTCGTCACAGAAGTAGTCGAAGAACGCACTCTGGGAGACACCAACCATGCAAGTCTATGACGGGCTCGTCTTTGCCTGCGCCATGATCCTTGTCTGCATGTACGCCTATCTGGGCGTGCAGTCGCAGAGCCTTGCGCTGAAGTACGTATCGCCGGCCATCGTGGGCGCGTTGACGCTCATCTACGCGCTGCTGCCCATGCGCGTGATCGGCTGACGCCGACGCCAGCGTTGCAGCGCAAATGAAAAACCCCGCCAGGGCATGGCGGGGTATGCGGCGTCGCGCCGAGCGTCCTGACGGCACCTAGCGCAGCGACAGCCAGATCGCCTTCGGCTCCGTGAAGTTATCGATGGCGGCGTCGCCATGCTCGCGGCCCAGGCCGGAATCGCCCGCGCCGCCCCAAGGCAGGCGCACGTCGGTATAGCCATAGGTGTTGATCC
This region of Cupriavidus sp. EM10 genomic DNA includes:
- a CDS encoding efflux RND transporter permease subunit; the protein is MNLSKFFIDRPIFAGVLSVLIFLIGAISMFKLPISEYPEVVPPSVVVRAQFPGANPKVIAETVATPLEEQINGVEDMLYMNSQANSDGNLTLTVTFKLGTDPDKAQQLVQNRVSQAEPRLPEDVRRLGITTVKSSPDLTMVVHLVSPNDRYDMTYLRNYALINVKDRLARIQGVGQVQMFGSGDYSMRVWVNPEKIAERGLAASDVVRAIREQNVQVAAGVIGQSPSLPGTDLQLSVNAQGRLQTVEEFGDIIVKTSPDGVVTYLKDIARIELGASEYALRSLLDNKSAVALPIFQSPGSNAIQISNDVRKTMAELKANMPEGVDYSIVYDPTQFVRHSIEAVVHTLFEAIALVVLVVILFLQTWRASIIPLLAVPVSIVGTFGLMHAFGFSINALSLFGLVLAIGIVVDDAIVVVENVERNIEEGLSPKEATYKAMREVSGPIIAIALTLIAVFVPLAFMTGLTGQFYKQFALTISISTIISAFNSLTLSPALSALLLKGHDAPKDWLTRGMDRVFGGFFARFNRFFGRSSDSYGRGVKGVIRRKGSVFGVYAVMLVATWGVFQMVPKGFVPAQDKQYLVSFAKLPDGATLDRTEDVIRRMSDIALKHPGVESAVAFPGLSINGFTNSPSAGIVFVTLDPFDKRKGAELSGNAIAADLNKQYGSIQDAFIAVFPPPPVQGLGTIGGFKMMIEDRAALGYDELFSATNAFMTKARATPELAGIFSNYQVNVPQLDVQLDRTKAKQLGVPVTDVFETLQTYLGSSYVNDFNKFGRTYQVKVQADAQFRQHAEDILQLKARSSSGEMVPLSSLVKVKQSFGPDSVTRYNGFTAADMNGGPAPGFSSGQAQAAAERIAAETLPKGIGFEWTELTYQDILAGNAGVWIFPLCVLLVFLVLAAQYESLTLPLAVILIVPMSLLAAMTGVWLTRGDNNIFTQIGFIVLVGLSAKNAILIVEFARELEHQGRTVVQAAIEASRLRLRPILMTSFAFIMGVVPLVISTGAGAEMRHAMGVAVFAGMLGVTFFGLFLTPVFYVALRLLATRKQRREAVATDASASHAVPSAE
- a CDS encoding efflux transporter outer membrane subunit, yielding MNNIVMKQYLPRLATLAAALVLAGCSLAPTYKVPETPTAATFKEADAAATEGAQWKTAAPAEGQQRGDWWKVFGDAELDRLIDAANAHNQDLAAAAARLKQARAFTGATEADLYPQLSAGFDPTRSQPSAASQGLPDGTRVSPQTVYKARLFANYELDLFGRVASSVNAARAEEKGAEDLYRSVQLALQADTAQAYFALRTLDSDRELLNATIKLREDSLSLLRKRYDAGETTDLDPARAESELGTARADLAGIERRRANQEHALAVLTGVAPSQFGLAARPFDTAPVAVPAGLPSELLERRPDIAAAERQMAAANARIGIAKAAFFPRISLTALFGFESSDLSNLFKWSSRTWMLGPLVGTTVAQTIFDGGRNSSNLAGARAAHEESVARYQQTVLVAFREVEDSLADVRWLSQQATALDGALAGAKRAQRISRSRYDAGAVDYLTVIDADRTVLQSQRDANAVAGLRAAATVSLVRSLGGGWGPLSEAVAKN
- a CDS encoding DUF2127 domain-containing protein gives rise to the protein MAHASSALGLKSIALFEAAKGALVILAGLGLVALLHADAQALAEAVVGRFHLNPASHYPKVFLALLSHPSDGRLWAIGGSAAVYAVMRFAEAYGLWHGRAWGNWLGVWSGGIYIPVELYEAVRHPTWIHIGLAVANALVVAYLVQSLARHKVK
- a CDS encoding antibiotic biosynthesis monooxygenase — translated: MIHEIAQITIKPGMEAQFEANVAKAKPLFLRSRGCHGLNLQRSIEQPSQYALVVAWETVEDHMVHFRESDEFQEWRKLVTDCFAAPPAVHHVNTVL
- the pssA gene encoding CDP-diacylglycerol--serine O-phosphatidyltransferase; translation: MLRDLQLADFFTLANAACGMGSVFYAMYFVADPSLRHFYIAAALAPAAFVFDVLDGRIARWRHAHSALGRELDSLSDIISFGVGPATLAFAAGMRGGWDLVALIYFVCCGVSRLARFNVTAETLAEGSALGKVKYFEGTPIPTSVVLTGILAWCASHGLIGDALPAGAMALGPGTFHPMSLLFVLSGSLMISKTLRIPKF
- a CDS encoding NADH:flavin oxidoreductase/NADH oxidase; its protein translation is MSHLFDPYQIGNLALANRIAIAPMCQYSAEDGSATDWHMIHLGSLALSGAGLMIVEATAVSPEGRISPADLGLYSDANEAALGRVLDAVRRYSPIAVAVQLGHAGRKASSQAPWDGGAQIRPDAPNGWQTVAPSAVPHAADEVAPTALDRAGMQKIRDDFVAAAKRAARIGVEGIEVHGAHGYLLHQFLSPIANHRTDEYGGSLENRMRFPLEVFDAVREAFPAERPVWMRVSATDWVPNGWDIEGTIALSQALKARGCAAVHVSTGGVSPQQAIKLGPGYQVPYAQRVKAEVGLPTLAVGLITEPEQAEAIIANNEADMISIARAMLYDPRWPWHAAAKLGAQVDAPKQYWRSQPRGLEHLFRSAHFGQR
- a CDS encoding cupin domain-containing protein, with translation MHRLAVLAGIPAAFAATFAAGFLTAQVDWPLAHAQTPPSALAPLIINLPAMTHDDIGPQVPNMGTLRTKGLVNTPSGTIAVQSGNVPRHYHTSADEIQYVIAGTGTFWLGNEQRQVGPGDLIVIPKGAAHAGSIATSGEFKSLAIKLPPQAANDTHLLP